The genomic window GGAGGAACACGACCTGCACAAGCAGCGCCCATCACCCCGGCAAATGCTCTCCCTTCTTCGTGGCTCTCAACTCCTATGCTTGGAGGCCACGTCTGCAGCGGCCCGCCAGTAAGCACACCGCGGGAGAGGGCAAGTCTGTGCAGCGAGCCAGTGCAGACCACGTCTTACAGTCCCAGGGTGTCTGAGGCATCTTGTCCAACGTCTGGAAGTCTCTGAAGAAACAACACCCAAGCTGGTAATGATGCAGCAAAGGGCCCGAAGAAAGCAAAATGCCCCAATGACAGGACTCCATGAGCTCACGAGTCCCTGCACGCGCTGTGCACCCGTCACAGTCCAACACCGCAGACGGGCAATTTTCAAATGCACTGGAGCTGCAGTGTTTGCCTTAAGTTCAGACCAATGTGGCACACGTAGACATGACTGATCACAGGAAATCCAAACACAACCAGAAGGAAATATGCTACTGATAGGAAAAGCTGAAAGTCTTGTCAACACTTCAAAAAATCAAGTGTATCACAATGGAAACCAAAAACACTCAATGGTCAAAATCATGAAGGGAAAGAATCAGGATAGCTAAGAAAACGTGGATAATGGAAATAACACAGAAACGAAAGATATTCTGAGAACTAGGACACTGCTCAACAGGGAGCaaaagagcaggaggagagcaAAGCGGAAGGAAGATGGTGATGGCAGGAAACCAGGGCGTGGCCATGCCCCCGAGCCCCCGAGCCCCTGACTTTGAAGTCGGTGACCTCATGGAGTACTGGGATGCTGCATTACACCTGTTACGGTGAGCAATAATTCTGGCCAACCACGTATGAGGAAAAATTCACGCTTCATACCCTGACCCCATTTACAGAgatcaaataaatgtaaaatgggtGAGAGAAGCTTCTCAAAATGTTTGCAAAGaagtatttttgtaaaaaatttgtTGTccgtgggatgcctgggtggctcagtgggttaagcgtctgctgtccactcaggtcatgatcccagggtccagggatcgagtcccacgtcgggctccttcctgggcagggagcctgcttctccctctgcctctgctgccgtTCTGCCAGCCTGTGCTCGCGcgctctgtctggcaaataaataaataaaatctctaaaaaaaaaaaaaattagttgtcctgcatttaaaagaaagattttaagcatctctacacccagtgtggggctcgaacttacaacgcGGCAGAAGGGAGTCGCGTGCTGCACGGACGCGCCGGCAAGTGCCCCTGAAAGAGCCTGTTTCCCAACAGGAGCTCGGCCCGCGCCGCCGGCCCGCGGGTTCCAGGAGCACCTCGCGGCCCCGCGGAGCGCACGTCGCGGGAACCAAGCAGCCGAGTGTGCGGCCCCCGAGTGCGACGCAGGAATCACGCACGAGAAGGGGGTTCGCTCCTCCCCGGCCGGACACGGAATGGCCGCCACCAGGGACCCTCGAGCCCCGGCAGGGCCCTCGGCCCCGCACCCGCGCCGGACGCCCCGGCCCCTCGGCTCACACGGCCCGTCCGACGGCTCCGAGCGCGCGCGCCGCCCGAGGGCGGAGCGGACCGTCCCCGACGGCAGCCGCTTCCCGAGAAGCGCCGTTTGAGCCCCGGGGCTCGGTCGCGGGGCGTCTGCCTCCGGCTGGGGTCCTGGGCCCGGGGTCCGGGGACCGCGCCGCGCCCCCTGCTCGTCCCCCGCCTGTGCCCGGCGCAGACGcacagaaaaccttaaaaaaccaAGAAAGATCAGCGAGACGCTGCACGAGCCGCAGGAGCCCGCGGGCCCGACCCGCTCCGGACCGGCCCGCCTCCCCCACACCGCGCGCCCCTGGGGCGGCAGAAACGCGCTCCggcgcgcgggggcggggcgTGCCCGGGGGGGCGGGGCGTGCCCGGGGGGGCGGGGCGTGCCCGGGGGCGGGGCGAAGGCGAGGACGCAGCGGCGACGGCTCCCCGCCGGCGACGTCGGGCTGAGGGCTTTGAGTCACCACAGACCCCGCAGAAAGCGAACGCCCCGAAGCCGCCGCGTTTCTCCCCACGCCGGCGGCGGCCCGGCCGCCCCGAGTCCCTGAACCCTGCGTCCCGGACCCCCGCCTCGGCCGCGTCCCCAGCCCCGCGCCCCATGAGCCCCTGGAGCGTGCCGCACCCCCGCACCATCAAGTGCGCACGCGCGAACGTACGCGCGCCGGCGCCTCCGACGCACGCGCGAGCACGTGACCGGCCGCCCACGTGACTGACGACGGCGCGGCGGGGCGTGGCGGCCGTGTGGGGCTTGCGCCCTGCGACCCGCTGGGCGGCCGGGGAGGCCCGGGGAGCTGCGTCCGCCCGCGCTCGCCGGCGGGGACGTGGGCCCCGCGTGAGAAGGACGGCGCCTCCGCGAGGTGGACGCGGCGCCGACGGTGGGGCGTGTCCTCCTCAGCGACAGGGCGACGTGGGCGGACCCCGCGGGCTTCGCCCCTGCAGCCTCCCGGGCAGGACCGTCCCGGGACGGGCTCGGACGCGCCTTCCTGGGGCCCCTGCCCGGGCCTCCTGGGCCGCGCGTGGTGGTCCGCGAGCGCTGTCGCCGGGCGGCAGGGACGGCGGGGTCCGAAGGGAACCTACACGAGCGGGGTCCGGAGCGAGGGTCGCCCCGACGTGGCCCCGCGCGTCTCCTGCAGCGGAAGCGTCCGCGAGGTCACCTGCCTTTGGGGGTCTGGCGTCGCCGCCCGCGCCCCCACAGCCGGCACTGGGCTTCCCGTTGGCCACTCAGCCGTGTAAGCGGGCGCTGCGGCGTCCGTGCGATCCAGCCTCGTCCCTGTCGCCGGGCCGATTTGGCCCGAGGGTCAGTCAGCCGCCCTCGGGATGGCCGGAGAACGGCTCCGACGGGCGCACAGCTGTGGGTCACCTCGCCCGCCTGCCTGAGCCCTTCCCACGGCGGAGACCTTCAGGCCCGCtttcggggggcacctgggtgttctCGAACCCCGGGCCCTCCAGGAAGTCCGCCCGCACCCCTCACCTGCAAGGCCGCTCGACGCCGATCCTCGAGTCCCTGCGCGGGGGCATCGTGGGACGCGGTGCTCAGAGGGGTGCCACTGTCTTGTCCCGGGCCCGCCCCTCTGCCTCTCATTGACCGGCGGTCCCGCACTGAGCAGGCAGGACCCTGGGGTGGAGGTTCAGGCTCGGtacagcccctcctcccctgtgGCACCCGCCGACCCATCTTGATGTTGGGAGCCAGGGGCTGCCCCTGTGCCCAGCTGGGTGTATCCGGATGCTTCAGAAGGCCCTGCCGGCTGGCGCTGCCCAGGCCTCCACCTCAGGTCCTCCTCCGCCCTTGCTCTCCCTTGGAGGAGAGCCCCGGGCTTGCGGTCATACATCTGAGCTCGTGCTTGTCCCCACAGTTCTGGATGTCTCTGCTTGCTCCCCAGAGtcacctctttctcttctccGAGACCCACCAGGAAGCCAGAGGGCGGGAGAGCCAAGGGGCTGCCGCCACTGGGAAACCCGGGCAAGCAGATTAGAGGGAAGGAAAGGCCGAGCACCCCTGGCTCGTTCTTGCCGGGAGGCGGGCTGACACTCCACTGAGGAAGGCCGCTGCTCCCCAGCCTCAGCATTCTGGCCTCCCAGTGCGGTGGCCAGTGGTGGAGTGCTGCCGGCCTCCCTAACCCTGctcactgagctccctgctgcCTGCCACATCCTTTGAGCATCCTGGCTGACCCTCACAGTGTGACCTTGGCAGTTTCAGGCTGTGCGTCTCTTTCCTGATGCCTCTGTGGGCTTGTGAGAGGAGATCGCTATCCACAATGGCAAGGTCCATACACGGTTTTTACTCCAGTCGCTTCAatgtgaaagattttttttttcgcTCAAAGGATTTGTATCCGGAATGTTCTGGGGGACAGCTCTTACTTCCTTGAAAGggttttgtctgtgtgtgtgtgtggttttttttttttttttttcaaattataaagaTGAACAGAAGGCGTCAAAACACttgaaagcagtttttttttttttaaagattttatttatttatttgaggggagagcacgagtgaggagaaggtcagagagcgaagcagactccccatggagctgagagcctgatgcgggactcgatcgagggactccgggatcatgacctgagccgaaggcagtcgtccaaccaactgagccacccaggcatccctgaaagcAGTTTTGTATTGAAGAAACAACTTTACAGGTCACAGAAAAGGAGTAGACCAAGAGAAGAAGTAGAATTAAAAGAAGAGTTTATTCATAATCATGTAAATTAGGAGTCATTTTCCTATGATGGGGAGAAACActgtttttgttcctttccaaAACCCAGTCACCGCCACCACATTACAGAACCTGCCACCACAGCCCGGTGACATGGACACTCTGGCCTGTGactgttctgtttcttgacttttgggggttttgtttttaacagcagAAAAGGACATGAATTCAGATTTTTCACAAGAAGTCAAAGGAGGGAAAACAAGTCCACTTTATTTGTAAATGGGCACTCGCCTTGCCCTAGTCCAGCTGCTACAGGAGCCTGCCAGCCTCGTCTCCCTGGCCTGCAGACCTTTCACAGTTGGGGTCTGGCCTAGTGGCGCAGCGGAAGCGTGCTGGGCCCATAACCCAGAGGTTGATGGATTGAAACCGTCCCCTGCTACGTGCCCATCTTTTCCTGGGCAGTTGCCTACAGACCCGTCCCTgtcccccttccctttccccatcaGGGTGTGCAGAGCCCAGCAGCACCGGTTCCATGGTGTGATGGTCAACACTCTGGACTGAATCCAGCGGTCAGGTTCAGGTCTCCGTGGGACTGCACGACTCGCTTGTCCCCTCCCCCTTGTCTCTTCATCCCCACTTTGGTGTCCCTTCTTCCTTGTGCACTCAGGCCAAGGGTGGCCCCATGGTGGCCCTGGTGTCTTGTGGTTCTATGGTATAATGGCCGACACTCTGGACTTTGAATCCAGCAATCCAAGTTCAAATCTTGGTAGAATCTGCCTCACCTGTGGCTCTTTTGTGCCCCACCTGTCCCAGGTAGTGGGCAACGCAGTCCTCACCAGGACAGGCTGGTACCTTCCCAGATCAGGTCTCCTCTTTTGAGCCCATGTGGAGACCCCTAGCCGCAGCTTCCATTTAACCCACCGGCCCTTCCATGGTCACCTGTCACCTTTTCCTCGTGTGTCCACATGCCCAGGACTCCTCTTGCCCCTGCGCACCGCCGCCTGTGGCCTACAGGACATAGTCTGGTGGAGGAGAGGGTTGACTCTGAAACCTCTGGTTCTCTTCCCTCGGGGTGCACAGGGCCCAGGACTCTTCCTGTCCCCACTCCTAAGCTCATCTCTTGAGA from Mustela nigripes isolate SB6536 chromosome 16, MUSNIG.SB6536, whole genome shotgun sequence includes these protein-coding regions:
- the LOC132004077 gene encoding nascent polypeptide-associated complex subunit alpha, muscle-specific form-like, which translates into the protein MALLVIGNHEDESHTAGLASSTRQERGREEAAATCGPANSTVRGEPRAQEKGRARWPRAGSQAPGSAAPHALLSRPPRGRDPREGGRGRLPRKVSSPPCAARPRKRAWRRTGRIFRENLKTLGAEGPSPPPRPRAGRQRRAHGGRATPEERAPTAARAASRAARTPGRGRAAAQIGRSRSGWRTGPESAPGGAGGPRADPPAARPTRRDPAPASEEPPGRSAEPRETGPGPGRYAAGASPRSPERPRGTPAASLPPPSARAPGTETRCRGRGGGVAGGGGSGRTREAPERAPAHVRSGARPAPPARGFQEHLAAPRSARRGNQAAECAAPECDAGITHEKGVRSSPAGHGMAATRDPRAPAGPSAPHPRRTPRPLGSHGPSDGSERARRPRAERTVPDGSRFPRSAKRAPARGGGACPGGRGVPGGAGRARGRGEGEDAAATAPRRRRRAEGFESPQTPQKANAPKPPRFSPRRRRPGRPESLNPASRTPASAASPAPRPMSPWSVPHPRTIKCARANVDAAPTVGRVLLSDRATWADPAGFAPAASRAGPSRDGLGRAFLGPLPGPPGPRVVVRERCRRAAGTAGSEGNLHERAEASARSPAFGGLASPPAPPQPALGFPLATQPCKRALRRPCDPASSLSPGRFGPRVSQPPSGWPENGSDGRTAVGHLARLPEPFPRRRPSGPLSGGTWVFSNPGPSRKSARTPHLQGRSTPILESLRGGIVGRGAQRGATVLSRARPSASH